A part of Melospiza georgiana isolate bMelGeo1 chromosome 16, bMelGeo1.pri, whole genome shotgun sequence genomic DNA contains:
- the SOX8 gene encoding transcription factor SOX-8: MLNMTEEHDKALEAPCSPAGTTSSMSHVDSDSDSPLSPAGSEGLGCAPAPAPRPPGAAALGAKVDAAEVDERFPACIRDAVSQVLKGYDWSLVPMPVRGNGSLKAKPHVKRPMNAFMVWAQAARRKLADQYPHLHNAELSKTLGKLWRLLSENEKRPFVEEAERLRVQHKKDHPDYKYQPRRRKSVKAGQSDSDSGAELSHHAGTQLYKADTGLGGMADSHHHGEHAGQPHGPPTPPTTPKTDLHHGSKQELKHEGRRLVESGRQNIDFSNVDISELSSEVINNMETFDVHEFDQYLPLNGHAALPAEHGAGAAASYGASYAHSGAAAQVWTHKSPAAASPAAPEPGQQQRPHIKTEQLSPSHYSEQQPHGSPAHSDSYGSYGGQACATSAAPAASAAASFSSSQCDYTDLQSSNYYNPYPGYASSLYQYPYFHSSRRPYATPILNGLSIPPAHSPTANWEQPVYTTLTRP, translated from the exons ATGCTCAACATGACCGAGGAGCACGACAAAGCGCTGGAGGCTCCGTGCAGCCCCGCGGGCACCACCAGCTCCATGTCCCACGTGGACTCGGACTCGGACTCGCCGCTCTCCCCCGCCGGCTCCGAGGGGCTGGGCTGcgcccccgcgcccgccccgcgcccgccgggCGCCGCCGCGCTGGGGGCCAAGGTGGACGCGGCCGAGGTGGACGAGCGCTTCCCCGCCTGCATCCGCGACGCCGTCTCGCAGGTGCTCAAGGGCTACGACTGGAGCCTGGTGCCCATGCCCGTCCGCGGCAACGGATCGCTCAAAGCCAAGCCGCACGTCAAGCGGCCCATGAACGCCTTCATGGTGTGGGCGCAGGCCGCCCGCAGGAAGCTGGCGGACCAGTACCCGCATCTGCACAACGCCGAGCTCAGCAAGACCCTGGGCAAGCTCTGGCG tttattgAGCGAGAACGAGAAACGTCCCTTTGTGGAGGAAGCCGAGCGGCTCAGGGTGCAGCACAAAAAGGATCACCCGGATTACAAATACCAGCCCCGGAGGAGGAAAAGCGTCAAAGCCGGGCAGAGCGACTCGGACTCgggggctgagctcagccacCACGCCGGCACTCAGCTCTACAAGGCCGACACGGGGCTGGGGGGCATGGCCGACTCCCACCACCACGGCGAGCACGCAG GCCAGCCCCACGGACCCCCCACGCCTCCCACCACCCCCAAAACCGACCTGCACCACGGCAGCAAGCAGGAGCTGAAGCACGAGGGCCGGCGCCTGGTGGAGAGCGGCCGCCAGAACATCGACTTCAGCAACGTGGACATCTCGGAGCTCAGCAGCGAGGTCATCAACAACATGGAGACCTTCGACGTGCACGAGTTCGACCAGTACCTGCCCCTGAACGGCCACGCGGCGCTGCCGGCCGAGCACGGCGCCGGTGCGGCCGCCTCGTACGGCGCCTCGTACGCGCACTCGGGCGCGGCCGCGCAGGTGTGGACTCACAAGAGCCCGGCCGCGGCCTCGCCCGCGGCCCCTGAgccgggccagcagcagcggccCCACATCAAGACggagcagctgagccccagccacTACAGCGAGCAGCAGCCGCACGGCTCCCCGGCGCACTCCGACTCGTACGGCTCCTACGGCGGCCAGGCCTGCGCCACCTCGGCCGCCCCGGCCGCCAGCGCCGCCgcctccttctccagctcccagTGCGACTACACGGACCTGCAGAGCTCCAACTACTACAACCCCTACCCCGGCTACGCCTCCAGCCTCTACCAGTACCCCTATTTCCACTCGTCGCGCCGCCCCTACGCCACCCCCATCCTCAACGGGCTGTCCATCCCGCCGGCGCACAGCCCCACCGCCAACTGGGAGCAGCCCGTCTACACCACGCTGACCAGGCCTTAA